A portion of the Micromonospora vinacea genome contains these proteins:
- a CDS encoding SseB family protein, with protein sequence MTEWEPATEAEVALRDALRANDQELYFRLLSRTDVLLPVSAPTQPGQPPAGWGTWTTGGRTHVLAFTSAAALRACLGDHAGSNRRIPFADLAASWPNHEWWLAVNPGLPVEGYLPAWFVSQLSRGDVRLPGRAMGARARLERAETLARTRPGMPARDSAPAAGPPPATGAAPSAPETAPLAPRRPSRSGAPRVGAPPAPGPAPRPPVPAEPPRRSGDEGLPAAGQRHPTEAPRPTPGTEALPRTEALPRTGRPSRFTPLATAGPTTDQPGPSLGWPAATRPGDTDGSAPGNGNGGPQAAPRRSFFDPSPARDPAPNGGRPGDRAAPPTRFGRGSQPFPRRRPADAPGDETATRAFPMATDPAATQAIRRPEGDLGASRGVGAPPSGEEVTQPLPPRRHNPLAEEPTRAFRMTGEPPLAGAPGRPGPSAEETQAIPRDRPGRFVPAEDLPVSVAEPVSGPPAPRRGFTPIVIEGTIIESRDLTDPVESSAPVEAPRRPSPAEAAPPPFGSAPSGPGLFSPSSPGPRPSGPVSFSPGPPAPSPYTPHPSGPTEAGHAGVSGMRADDPVDAPLADSGSSTGTDRAGSDGSGESVIAGDGPQPPADEPTTVGFDPANTVEEDLLNAAGSGSTDTFLSTLLLARVLLPAAPESVPGSRPGDPGFVWRTGQLDGETYVVVYTSAERLADHVEGDVDTVRVKFAQLIRRWPDEDWSFAVNPGTPVGAKLPGEQIVALANWAAEVGLGDDLEVDQVEAPAVAEPAARPRYAPAAVDPTRPTVMQKAVAPSQLAYYLDRGYDRVSGFVHRAGELSHLTTPAQLHEALGLSYPGSPFAPGAEEIYVLRWPAHRPSLYRIPYGGQNEPAMRAMEGWVIERPPFRGNGFAPGESSDVVAEFKVDSARLPHGAQLWRIGADGTERVVAELDTDTVTWRRVGEA encoded by the coding sequence GTGACCGAATGGGAGCCGGCCACGGAGGCCGAGGTGGCGCTGCGCGACGCGCTGCGCGCCAACGACCAGGAGCTCTACTTCCGGCTCCTGTCCCGCACCGATGTGCTGCTGCCGGTCTCCGCGCCGACACAGCCGGGCCAGCCACCCGCCGGATGGGGCACCTGGACCACCGGCGGTCGGACCCACGTCCTGGCCTTCACCTCCGCCGCCGCCCTGCGCGCCTGCCTCGGCGATCACGCCGGCAGCAACCGACGCATCCCCTTCGCCGATCTCGCGGCCAGTTGGCCCAACCACGAGTGGTGGCTCGCCGTCAATCCGGGCCTGCCGGTCGAGGGTTACCTACCGGCCTGGTTCGTGTCGCAGCTGTCGCGGGGCGACGTGCGACTGCCCGGCCGTGCCATGGGTGCCCGCGCTCGCCTGGAGCGGGCCGAGACGTTGGCCCGGACCCGGCCCGGCATGCCAGCCCGGGACTCCGCGCCAGCCGCTGGACCGCCCCCGGCGACGGGGGCGGCCCCGTCCGCGCCCGAGACTGCTCCGCTCGCACCCCGCAGGCCCAGCCGGAGCGGTGCCCCCCGGGTGGGTGCCCCGCCGGCGCCGGGCCCGGCGCCCCGGCCGCCCGTCCCCGCTGAACCGCCGCGCCGGTCCGGCGACGAGGGCCTGCCAGCCGCCGGTCAGCGGCACCCGACCGAGGCACCCCGGCCCACGCCGGGCACCGAAGCCCTGCCCCGCACCGAAGCCCTGCCCCGCACCGGCCGGCCGTCCCGGTTCACCCCGTTGGCGACCGCCGGCCCCACCACCGACCAGCCCGGGCCCAGCCTGGGGTGGCCGGCGGCGACCCGGCCGGGCGACACCGACGGCTCCGCCCCGGGTAACGGCAACGGTGGCCCCCAGGCCGCACCTCGGCGCTCCTTCTTCGACCCCAGCCCGGCCCGCGACCCGGCCCCGAACGGGGGTCGTCCCGGTGACCGGGCGGCCCCGCCGACCCGGTTCGGGCGAGGCAGCCAGCCCTTCCCTCGCCGCCGCCCAGCCGATGCGCCGGGCGACGAGACGGCGACGCGGGCCTTTCCGATGGCGACGGACCCGGCAGCCACCCAGGCGATACGACGGCCGGAGGGCGACCTCGGCGCGTCCCGTGGGGTGGGCGCACCACCATCCGGCGAGGAGGTCACCCAGCCGCTGCCTCCGCGCCGACACAACCCGCTGGCCGAGGAGCCCACCCGCGCGTTCCGGATGACCGGTGAGCCGCCACTGGCCGGTGCGCCTGGGCGGCCCGGTCCGTCGGCGGAGGAGACGCAGGCGATCCCCCGGGACCGTCCGGGCCGGTTCGTGCCGGCGGAGGATCTGCCGGTATCCGTCGCGGAACCGGTCTCCGGGCCACCCGCGCCGCGCCGCGGCTTCACGCCCATCGTCATCGAGGGCACGATCATCGAGTCCCGCGACCTCACCGACCCGGTCGAGAGCAGCGCGCCGGTCGAGGCGCCCCGCCGGCCCAGCCCCGCCGAGGCCGCCCCGCCGCCGTTCGGCTCGGCACCCTCCGGTCCGGGCCTGTTCAGCCCGTCGTCTCCCGGACCCAGGCCGTCCGGGCCGGTGTCGTTCAGCCCCGGTCCGCCTGCCCCGAGCCCGTACACTCCGCACCCCTCCGGTCCGACCGAGGCCGGCCATGCCGGTGTGAGCGGAATGCGGGCCGACGATCCGGTCGACGCCCCGCTCGCCGACAGTGGTTCGTCGACCGGTACGGACCGGGCCGGCAGTGACGGCAGCGGCGAGAGCGTGATCGCGGGTGACGGTCCACAGCCGCCGGCTGACGAGCCGACGACTGTCGGGTTCGACCCGGCCAACACGGTCGAGGAGGACCTGCTCAACGCCGCCGGCTCCGGCAGCACCGACACCTTCCTGTCCACCCTGTTGCTGGCCCGGGTGCTGCTGCCGGCGGCACCGGAGTCGGTGCCGGGAAGCCGCCCGGGAGACCCCGGCTTCGTCTGGCGGACCGGGCAGCTCGACGGCGAGACGTACGTGGTGGTCTACACCTCGGCGGAGCGCCTCGCCGACCACGTCGAGGGCGACGTCGACACGGTCCGGGTGAAGTTCGCCCAACTGATCCGGCGCTGGCCCGACGAGGACTGGTCGTTCGCCGTCAACCCGGGCACCCCGGTCGGTGCCAAGTTGCCCGGCGAGCAGATCGTCGCGTTGGCCAACTGGGCCGCGGAGGTGGGGCTCGGCGACGACCTGGAAGTGGACCAGGTGGAAGCGCCAGCCGTGGCCGAACCCGCCGCCCGTCCCCGGTACGCCCCCGCGGCGGTCGACCCGACCCGGCCGACCGTCATGCAGAAGGCGGTCGCGCCGAGCCAGCTCGCGTACTACCTGGATCGTGGCTACGACCGGGTGTCCGGGTTCGTGCACCGGGCCGGTGAGCTGTCCCACCTGACCACACCGGCCCAGCTGCACGAAGCGCTGGGCCTCAGCTACCCGGGCTCACCGTTCGCCCCGGGCGCCGAGGAGATCTACGTGCTGCGGTGGCCGGCGCACCGGCCGAGCCTCTACCGCATCCCGTACGGCGGTCAGAACGAGCCGGCGATGCGGGCCATGGAGGGCTGGGTCATCGAACGCCCGCCGTTCCGGGGCAACGGCTTCGCCCCGGGCGAGAGCAGCGACGTGGTCGCGGAGTTCAAGGTGGACAGCGCCCGGCTGCCGCACGGCGCCCAACTCTGGCGCATCGGCGCGGACGGCACCGAGCGGGTGGTCGCGGAACTGGACACCGACACTGTCACCTGGCGACGGGTCGGGGAGGCGTGA